Proteins found in one Pagrus major chromosome 20, Pma_NU_1.0 genomic segment:
- the LOC141015307 gene encoding disks large homolog 5-like isoform X2, with product MEPKHKELLEKCYQNLVESITDADRVVDVLAHCGTLSQSERYELGHNCSSNSEKVDLLLKILTSKDRDHFAEFCSALEKTHPHLHSVLLNGIGPVDHNTTGSTYSILSTMPSDSESSSSLSSLASSPPPAHMDSHQVNEKMETVLFQLRHVTRERDELRKRLALSSPGTTFDECRPNSKAGHDYERLKLQCMKAMADLQSLQNQHSTTLKRCEEAVKKADFYHTLHSRMASEHAQLKDELEAVRQDNIQLVREHNHVKQACEELRRLHEDDQREVADMRMLHQQVMREGSSDVLNKLYDTAVDKLEAMKGDYEALRKRYNEKTAGHNADLSRLDQAEEENHRLQKQLDMLLKQRDAAIHYQQQYSSSIRRFDNTQQELSKAAAQNKELQREMDRLQSETTRLKTQQLKAMKDSEKYKEERDSVINEYRLIMSERDQVIKEVDRLQTGLELAEAKLKNTSSERRVANEELEALRQELSSALVDRDRAICEKNELLEKYCHEVKDKAEAQKELSQACKDIEMVREERDVARKERTEAIIQRDQLLREYYQARQKQDSATLDMERANKEIDMLRKQYEAISQELKEALQEAEVAKCRRDWAFQERDKIVAERESIRTLCDNLRRERDRAVSDLADALRNLDDTRKQKNDAARELKELKEKMEDQLEKEARFRQLMAHSSHDSAIDTDSMEWETEVVEFEKHRDMDLKALGFDIAEGVNDPYLPGDCGIFVSKVDKGSIAEGRLRVNDWLLKINDVDLANKDRKQVIKAVLSGEGVINMVVRRRKSLGGRIITPLQINLSGHKDSGIGLESGVFVATLAPGSPAARDCALTVGDRLLAINGIALDNKSLSECESLLRSCHDSLSISLMKFLPQSCSGQSLFDGLRDSEKFPRLQSCDIHTRNCRNSKHNCPKHNCSTQTDTCSCDRGDEACKDTGDSLDSSGSSAHHKPFSNSSLHSRSLSSSHSPSEPHPDFTYRRHELHHRPFTFTPVPSDCSSPQSAVDQVQSSPAKPSGGTWPKVIAVASISEFAQLSIYKKVKQRKSIFDVSAFRRPEVPPKLDYMSLSQMPKHSPQSSMSESAQTPPTPPTRSDSFRFKHRQQNSSASDSTITTGTPPASPAQATIPKDEGEAGNQLYYTDASPGETKSSSKNPAEDQGSRRRAEERGKRRYRPKSAPALRRNVTPLHIPVPMQVQSFSNDEHSPEPMDMLRFSPMRSNRYSMSFAPPSYGSIAAHPAQRGLAPCPAVTAVMRNPVYTAWSHEIQSNNCPPAPSSGVHPHSHTSPQHQGRLSLDLSHKHTGDSTETSCSQPPHSTNSLPSSARLGSSTLQFRAERIKIPPARYPRSTGSDRGSLSHSECSSPTPPMSPVNLETSSFTSSQSQSSISTQPRISVSPAPVGDRRKDGFVSYFTPSVRLPLAVKPKFLSLRSLRPYLEEPRNVTVQKGAEPLGISIVSGENGGVFVSKVTAGSIANQARLEYGDQLLEFNGINLRNANEQQARLVIGQQCDTVTILAQYNPHMFQLGNHSRSGSRMESISNQPTPHDSGATTPDNHSTVDTLSEQDEGTMTPPSKQTTPATSPQNSFRLPGSSMRRAAELRLVRLKRIQGELGVQICGGNLYGIFVESLDDDSPARSPDGLLPGDLILEYNGISMKNKTKEEAYLEMLKPAETITFKVQNCVEDLSAIKESCGDGFYIRALYERVAEVEQELSFNKDDILYVEDTLPNGNFGYWMAWQLDENAQKLGKGQIPSKYMMDQEFYRRHGMADMKDDNGTNKTLSAAARRSFFRRRLKHKRSGSKDGKDLMALDAISTDSLPITEDGVSLMYQRVQRVECSSPRPVLILGPLVEACKDMLVKETPAEFCRCLPEIMKASQQAIERGVKDCVFIDYKRRSGHFDVTTVASIKEITEKDCHCLLDIAPHAIERLHSVHIYPIVIFIRYKNAKQIKEQKDPLYLRDKLSQKHSKEQFEAAQKIEQDYSRFFTGVVQAGSVSYICTQIMTIVEQEQNKVLWIPDGAP from the exons ATGGAGCCCAAACATAAAGAGTTGTTGGAGAAATGTTACCAGAACTTGGTGGAGTCGATAACAGATGCGGACCGAGTGGTGGATGTGTTGGCTCACTGCGGGACCCTCAGCCAGTCTGAACGCTACGAGCTGGGACACAACTGCTCCTCCAACTCGGAAAAAGTGGACCTGCTCCTGAAGATACTCACAAGTAAGGACAGAGACCATTTCGCGGAGTTTTGCTCGGCTCTGGAGAAGACGCACCCTCACCTGCACTCGGTGCTGCTGAATGGTATCGGACCAGTGGATCACAACACGACTG GGTCCACTTACAGCATCTTGTCCACCATGCCATCGGATTCGGAAAGCAGCAGCTCTCTCAGCAGCTTAG CCTCCTCCCCACCGCCTGCCCACATGGACAGTCACCAGGTGAACGAGAAGATGGAGACGGTCCTGTTCCAGCTCAGGCATGTAACGCGTGAGAGGGACGAACTACGCAAACGTCTGGCCCTCTCCTCACCTGGAACCACCTTCGATGAGTGCAG ACCAAACTCAAAAGCAGGTCATGACTATGAGCGTCTGAAGCTTCAGTGCATGAAGGCGATGGCAGACCTGCAATCCCTACAGAACCAGCACAGCACCACCCTGAAGAGGTGCGAGGAGGCTGTGAAGAAAGCAGACTTCTACCA TACGCTGCACAGCCGTATGGCGAGCGAGCACGCCCAGCTGAAAGACGAGCTGGAGGCGGTGAGACAGGACAACATCCAGCTGGTCAGGGAGCACAACCACGTAAAGCAGGCCTGCGAGGAGCTGAGGAGGCTGCACGAAGACGACCAGAGAGAGGTGGCCGACATGAGGATGCTGCACCAGCAG GTGATGAGAGAGGGCTCATCTGACGTCCTCAACAAGCTGTATGACACAGCTGTGGACAAGTTAGAGGCCATGAAGGGCGACTACGAGGCTCTGAGGAAGCGCTACAACGAGAAGACGGCGGGCCACAACGCAGACCTGAGTCGTCTAGaccaggcagaggaggagaaccacCGGCTGCAGAAACAGCTGGACATGCTGCTGAAGCAGAGAGATGCTGCCATCCACTATCAGCAGCAGTACTCCTCGTCTATAAGAAG GTTTGACAACACGCAGCAAGAACTGTCAAAGGCCGCTGCCCAGAACAAGGAGCTGCAGCGTGAGATGGATCGGCTGCAATCAGAGACGACCCGGCTCAAAACCCAGCAGCTCAAGGCGATGAAAGACAGCGAGAAGTACAAGGAGGAGCGGGACTCGGTGATCAACGAGTATCGCTTGATCATGAGCGAGCGGGACCAGGTGATCAAGGAGGTGGACCGGCTTCAGACCGGGCTGGAGTTGGCAGAGGCCAAGCTGAAGAACACTTCATCAGAGAGGCGGGTGGCCAATGAGGAGCTGGAGGCTCTCCGACAG GAACTTTCCTCAGCTCTGGTGGACAGGGATCGGGCCATCTGCGAGAAGAACGAGCTGCTGGAGAAATACTGCCACGAGGTGAAGGACAAGGCCGAGGCCCAGAAGGAGCTGAGCCAGGCTTGCAAGGACATCGAGATGGTGCGCGAAGAGAGGGACGTGGCCCGCAAGGAGAGGACGGAGGCCATCATCCAGAGGGACCAGCTGCTGCGAGAGTATTACCAGGCCAGACAG AAACAAGACTCCGCCACTCTGGACATGGAGCGAGCCAACAAGGAGATCGATATGCTGAGGAAGCAGTACGAGGCCATCTCTCAGGAGCTGAAGGAGGCCCTGCAGGAGGCCGAGGTGGCCAAATGTCGACGCGACTGGGCCTTTCAGGAGAGGGACAAGATAgtggcagagagggagagcataCG CACGCTGTGTGACAACCTGAGGCGAGAGAGGGACAGAGCTGTGAGTGATCTGGCAGATGCTCTGAGGAATCTGGATGACACGAGGAAACAAAAGAACGACGCTGCACGGGAACTCAAAGAGCTAAA AGAAAAGATGGAGGACCAGTTAGAAAAGGAAGCAAGGTTTCGTCAGCTAATGGCTCACAGTTCACACGACTCAGCCATCGACACTGACTCAATGGAGTGGGAGACGGAGGTTGTTGAATTTGAGAAGCACAGA GATATGGATTTGAAAGCGCTGGGGTTTGATATCGCTGAAGGGGTAAATGATCCTTATTTACCAGGAGATTGTGGCATATTTGTCAGTAAAGTGGATAAAGGAAGTATTGCTGAGGGAAGATTAAG GGTGAACGATTGGTTGTTGAAGATTAATGACGTGGACCTGGCCAATAAGGACAGGAAGCAGGTGATCAAAGCAGTGCTGAGCGGTGAGGGAGTGATCAATATGGTGGTGCGCAGAAGGAAGTCACTCGGAGGGCGAATCATCACTCCGCTCCAGATAAACCTGTCTGGACACAAAG ACAGTGGTATAGGACTGGAAAGTGGAGTGTTTGTTGCAACTTTGGCTCCAGGCAGTCCAGCTGCCAGAGACTGCGCTCTTACTGTTGGGGACAGACTGTTAGCT ATCAATGGGATTGCACTCGATAACAAGTCGCTCTCTGAATGCGAGTCTCTGCTGAGGAGCTGCCACGATTCTCTCAGCATCTCCCTCATGAAG TTCCTCCCACAGAGCTGTTCTGGCCAGAGTTTATTCGACGGTTTGAGAGACTCAGAAAAGTTCCCTCGGCTTCAGTCCTGTGACATCCACACCAGGAACTGCAGGAACTCCAAGCACAACTGCCCCAAACACAACTGCTCCACACAGACGGACACTTGCAGCTGTGACAGAGGGGACGAAGCGTGTAAGGATACAGGCGACTCTCTGgacagcagtggcagcagtgcTCACCACAAGCCTTTCTCCAACAGCTCCCTACACTCCCGCTCCCTTTCCTCCTCACACAGTCCTTCAGAGCCCCACCCAGACTTCACCTACAGGAGGCATGAACTCCACCACCGCCCCTTCACCTTTACCCCGGTGCCCTCCGACTGCAGCTCGCCTCAGTCTGCCGTAGACCAAGTGCAGAGCTCGCCAGCGAAGCCCAGTGGCGGAACATGGCCTAAAGTCATAGCTGTAGCTTCTATTTCCGAGTTTGCCCAGCTCTCCATCtacaaaaaagtcaaacagagGAAGTCCATCTTTGATGTGAGCGCTTTCAGGAGGCCCGAGGTGCCCCCGAAACTGGACTACATGTCTCTTTCTCAGATGCCGAAACATTCGCCGCAGAGCTCCATGTCAGAATCGGCTCAGACCCCTCCCACCCCGCCAACCAGGAGCGACTCCTTCAGGTTCAAACACCGCCAGCAGAACAGCTCCGCATCAGACTCAACCATCACCACCGGCACTCCCCCAGCCTCCCCAGCCCAAGCCACAATCCCAAAGGACGAAGGGGAAGCAGGGAACCAGCTTTATTACACTGATGCTTCTCCAGGTGAAACCAAAAGTAGCTCCAAGAATCCTGCTGAGGACCAGGGGAGTCGACGCCGGGCAGAGGAGCGGGGAAAGAGGAGGTATCGGCCAAAATCTGCACCAGCACTGCGGCGAAATGTGACTCCGTTACACATCCCTGTTCCCATGCAG GTACAGAGTTTTTCTAATGACGAGCACTCCCCAGAGCCGATGGACATGTTACGCTTCTCTCCTATGAGAAGCAATCGGTACAGCATGTCCTTTGCACCCCCTAGTTACGGCAGCATCGCAGCAC ACCCAGCACAGCGAGGTCTGGCCCCGTGTCCTGCTGTGACGGCTGTGATGAGGAACCCGGTGTACACCGCCTGGAGCCATGAGATCCAGAGCAACAACTGTCCTCCAGCTCCCAGCTCAGGCGTCcacccacattcacacacaag CCCCCAGCATCAAGGTCGCCTCAGCCTGGACCTCAGCCACAAGCACACTGGAGACTCGACGGAGACGAGCTGCAGCCAACCACCACACAGCACCAACTCCCTGCCCTCCAGCGCCAGACTGG GTTCCTCCACCTTACAGTTTAGAGCAGAGCGCATTAAGATCCCTCCAGCTCGTTATCCCCGCTCCACTGGATCTGACAGAG GCTCCCTCTCACATTCAGAGTGCAGCAGCCCGACGCCTCCAATGTCCCCCGTCAACCTGGAGACATCATCTTTCACCAGCAGCCAATCGCAGAGCTCCATTTCCACCCAGCCCAGGATATCAGTCAGCCCCGCTCCAGTTGGTGACAGGCGGAAGGATGG ATTTGTCTCTTATTTCACTCCCTCTGTCAGACTTCCACTGGCAGTTAAACCAAAGTTCCTCTCTTTAAGAAGCTTGAG GCCGTACTTGGAGGAGCCACGCAACGTGACTGTGCAGAAAGGAGCAGAACCACTGGGGATCTCCATTGTGAGCGGAGAGAATGGGGGAGTATTTGTGTCAAAAGTGACAGCAGGCAGCATCGCAAACCAAGCCCGTTTAGAGTACGGGGACCAACTCCTCGAG TTTAATGGAATCAACCTTCGCAATGCCAACGAGCAGCAGGCGCGGCTGGTGATCGGGCAGCAGTGTGACACGGTCACCATTTTGGCTCAGTATAATCCTCACATGTTTCAGCTGGGCAACCACTCTCGTTCAGG TTCTCGCATGGAGTCCATCAGCAACCAGCCGACGCCCCACGACAGCGGAGCCACGACCCCGGACAATCACTCCACTGTGGATACGCTGAGCGAGCAGGACGAGGGCACCATGACGCCGCCGTCTAAACAGACGACTCCTGCCACCAGCCCTCAGAACTCCTTCAG GCTTCCTGGTTCAAGCATGCGGCGGGCTGCAGAGCTTCGGCTGGTGAGGCTGAAGAGGATCCAGGGGGAGCTGGGTGTTCAGATCTGCGGAGGAAACCTTTACGGCATCTTTGTGGAGAGTCTGGATGACGACAGTCCTGCTAGGAGTCCTGATGGCCTGCTGCCTGGAGACTTGATACTGGAG TACAATGGCATCAGCatgaagaacaaaacaaaagaagaggCTTACCTGGAAATGTTGAAACCAGCTGAAACAATCACATTCAAAGTCCAGAACTGCGTGGAAGACCTCTCTGCGATCAAAGAGTCCTGTGGAGATGGATTTTACATAAG AGCACTTTATGAGAGGGTGGCAGAAGTGGAGCAGGAACTGAGCTTTAACAAAGATGACATCCTGTATGTTGAAGACACACTACCAAATGGCAATTTCGGCTACTGGATGGCCTGGCAACTCGACGAGAACGCACAGAAGCTTGGAAAAGGGCAGATTCCAAGTAAATACAT GATGGACCAGGAGTTCTACAGGAGACACGGCATGGCCGACATGAAAGACGATAATGGCACCAACAAgactctgtctgctgctgcgCGCCGATCCTTCTTCCGCCGGAGGCTGAAGCACAAACGCAGCGGGTCCAAAGACGGGAAGGACCTGATGGCTCTGGACGCCATAAGCACAGATTCTTTACCCATCACAGAGG ACGGAGTGAGCCTGATGTACCAGCGGGTTCAGAGGGTGGAGTGCTCGTCCCCCAGACCGGTGCTGATCTTGGGTCCATTAGTGGAGGCCTGTAAGGACATGTTGGTGAAGGAGACTCCTGCTGAATTCTGTCGCTGTCTGCCTG AGATCATGAAGGCTTCTCAGCAGGCGATAGAGCGAGGAGTAAAGGATTGTGTCTTCATCGACTACAAGCGGAGGAGCGGCCATTTTGATGTGACAACTGTTGCGTCGATAAAAGAGATCACAGAGAAG GACTGTCACTGTTTACTTGACATTGCTCCTCACGCCATCGAACGTCTTCACAGCGTTCACATCTACCCAATCGTCATATTCATTCGCTACAAAAATGCCAAGCAGATAAA AGAGCAGAAGGATCCTCTGTACCTGCGGGATAAACTCTCACAGAAACATTCCAAGGAGCAGTTCGAGGCGGCGCAGAAAATAGAGCAGGACTACAGCCGCTTCTTCACAG GCGTCGTCCAGGCCGGCAGCGTCTCCTACATTTGCACTCAGATCATGACCATCGTGGAGCAGGAGCAGAATAAAGTACTGTGGATTCCAGATGGAGCACCATAG